From Ancylobacter pratisalsi, one genomic window encodes:
- the rpmB gene encoding 50S ribosomal protein L28, with amino-acid sequence MSRRCELTGKAVLTGNLVSHSNRKTRRRFLPNLVNVTLTSDVLKRSVKLRVSANALKTVDHRGGLDAFLLKARVDELSPKAADLRRALVKANAAAAA; translated from the coding sequence ATGTCACGTCGGTGCGAACTTACCGGGAAGGCGGTTCTGACCGGCAATCTCGTGAGCCACTCGAACCGCAAGACCCGTCGGCGCTTTCTGCCGAACCTGGTGAACGTTACGCTCACCAGTGACGTGCTGAAGCGGTCGGTGAAGCTGCGCGTGAGCGCCAATGCGCTGAAGACTGTCGACCACCGCGGTGGCCTCGACGCGTTCCTCCTGAAGGCGCGCGTTGATGAGCTGTCGCCGAAGGCGGCGGATCTGCGGCGCGCTCTGGTGAAGGCCAACGCGGCAGCGGCGGCCTGA
- a CDS encoding queuosine precursor transporter, which produces MKIAGTEVTISQLAFPAIAMMAVVAASNVLVQYPVQHFGLAEVLTWGAFTYPLAFLVNDLTNRRFGPAVARRVVYFGFALAVVLSIWLATPRIALASGTAFLVGQLLDIGVFNRLRRMSWWQAPLAGSFLGSAIDTVLFFSLAFAGDAEMSFAVTYHLTGITVPLWVGLAFFDFVVKMACALLSLVPYGALMGWLKPWGGVQGSPAR; this is translated from the coding sequence ATGAAGATCGCCGGCACCGAGGTCACGATCTCGCAGCTCGCCTTCCCCGCGATTGCCATGATGGCAGTGGTGGCGGCGTCCAATGTGCTGGTTCAGTACCCCGTGCAACATTTCGGTCTTGCCGAGGTGTTGACGTGGGGTGCTTTCACCTACCCGCTGGCCTTTCTGGTCAACGACCTGACCAACCGTCGTTTCGGCCCTGCCGTCGCGCGGCGTGTGGTCTATTTCGGCTTCGCGCTCGCTGTTGTGCTGTCGATCTGGTTGGCGACGCCGCGCATCGCGCTGGCGTCGGGAACGGCGTTTCTGGTCGGCCAGCTTCTCGATATCGGCGTGTTCAACCGCCTGCGTCGCATGAGTTGGTGGCAGGCGCCGCTTGCCGGCAGCTTTCTCGGCTCGGCGATCGACACGGTCTTGTTCTTCTCCCTCGCCTTTGCGGGCGATGCCGAGATGTCGTTTGCGGTGACCTATCATCTCACCGGCATTACCGTGCCGCTGTGGGTCGGTCTCGCCTTCTTCGACTTCGTGGTGAAGATGGCGTGCGCGCTGCTCTCCCTGGTGCCCTATGGGGCGCTCATGGGGTGGCTCAAGCCGTGGGGCGGCGTGCAGGGTTCGCCCGCGCGCTAA
- a CDS encoding esterase-like activity of phytase family protein, which yields MASDTMMGSPTGAGGGRGARLRTVLSTLLLMACPGAGVAQTVPLDIAATPLMRFDASGAVEFGALGFLGGLVLTSTSPQFGGLSGMSIEPDGAHFLAVTDHGFWLKGRITAEDDRPTGISGAVMAPMLGPGRKPLAKSRRRDVESLTRTPLGYVVGIERTQEIWLFPGQAPLATPARRLFSGPPLDALGSNEGIEALIAPPDNAPAPLIAIAEQSPTNAGILQGFLFDPLEPMKLAGSFSLARIDEFSATDAAISDDQMVYLLERRFDLLRGVAMRIRRFPLSEVRPGAEIVGETLITANRAASIDNMEAISLYRNEAGELIITLLSDNNFSLLQRTLLLRFKVLR from the coding sequence ATGGCCTCAGATACGATGATGGGTTCACCGACCGGCGCCGGTGGAGGTCGTGGCGCTCGCCTGCGCACCGTGTTGTCGACGCTGCTTCTGATGGCTTGTCCCGGCGCCGGCGTGGCACAAACGGTTCCGCTCGACATCGCCGCGACGCCGCTTATGCGCTTCGATGCAAGCGGTGCTGTGGAGTTCGGCGCACTCGGCTTCCTCGGCGGACTGGTGCTCACCTCCACCTCACCGCAATTTGGCGGACTTTCGGGAATGTCGATTGAACCCGATGGCGCCCATTTCCTCGCTGTCACCGATCACGGCTTCTGGCTGAAGGGCCGGATAACCGCCGAGGACGACCGCCCCACCGGAATCAGCGGCGCAGTCATGGCGCCAATGCTCGGACCTGGCCGCAAGCCGCTCGCCAAATCGCGGCGCCGGGATGTCGAATCGCTGACCCGGACCCCTCTCGGCTACGTCGTCGGCATTGAACGCACGCAGGAGATCTGGCTCTTTCCCGGGCAGGCTCCGCTCGCCACGCCCGCCCGGCGCCTTTTCTCCGGCCCCCCGCTCGACGCGCTAGGCTCGAATGAAGGCATCGAGGCGCTCATCGCGCCGCCGGATAACGCCCCCGCGCCCCTGATCGCGATTGCCGAACAGAGTCCGACAAATGCCGGAATTCTGCAGGGCTTCCTGTTCGATCCGCTCGAACCGATGAAACTCGCCGGCTCGTTCTCACTGGCGCGCATTGACGAGTTCTCGGCAACTGATGCCGCGATCTCCGACGATCAGATGGTCTACCTGCTGGAGCGCCGCTTCGACCTGTTACGTGGCGTGGCCATGCGCATCCGCCGTTTTCCTCTCAGCGAGGTTCGGCCGGGGGCGGAGATCGTGGGAGAAACACTGATCACGGCGAACCGCGCCGCCTCCATCGACAATATGGAAGCGATCAGCCTTTACCGGAACGAAGCCGGCGAGCTCATCATCACGTTATTGTCGGATAATAATTTTTCGCTTCTACAGCGAACGCTTCTGCTGCGCTTCAAGGTCCTGCGCTAG
- a CDS encoding cytochrome b: MPTRYDRVAMSLHWLVAVLVILQFATGWTWGFFERGTEPRFYLFRTHLFSGYAILALAVLRTGWRITHRAPVLPAGMSRPMEIAAHATHGLLYLSILVQPVLGILTITAIGKSLGTGPIHVALAYVIAAIVALHVAAALWHHFIRRDGLIARMLPARD, encoded by the coding sequence ATGCCCACCCGTTACGACCGCGTCGCCATGAGCCTTCACTGGCTGGTCGCCGTGCTCGTGATCCTGCAGTTCGCCACCGGCTGGACATGGGGATTCTTCGAACGCGGCACGGAGCCGCGCTTCTATCTGTTCCGTACCCACCTGTTCTCCGGCTACGCCATACTGGCGTTGGCGGTGCTACGCACGGGTTGGCGGATCACGCATCGCGCGCCCGTTCTGCCGGCAGGCATGTCACGTCCTATGGAGATCGCGGCACATGCCACCCACGGCCTGCTCTACCTCTCCATTCTGGTGCAGCCGGTTCTCGGCATCCTCACCATAACCGCGATCGGCAAGAGCCTTGGCACCGGGCCGATCCATGTCGCGCTCGCCTATGTCATTGCCGCCATCGTGGCGCTGCATGTGGCTGCCGCCCTCTGGCACCATTTCATCCGTCGCGACGGGCTCATCGCCCGCATGCTTCCGGCACGAGACTGA
- the rutR gene encoding HTH-type transcriptional regulator RutR, with protein MPRAASSGSQAGVGSSSSKTAPQHSGKRSVYPKTPRRLKQIEAKRTAILDAALGLFSRFGLHGTTVEQIAEQASVSKTNLFYYFASKEEVYVAVLRRLLDQWLAPLRALERDSDPVKGIGDYIRRKVEFSRSHPEASRLFCLEIVQGAPLLRGELETSLKELVDAKAEVIRAWVVEGRLSPVDPHHLIFAIWSTTQHYADFAVQIGALLNTGLDDSQFAEEAVRNIQRIILDGVRTRPLA; from the coding sequence TTGCCACGTGCCGCATCATCGGGAAGCCAGGCTGGGGTCGGGTCCTCCTCCTCCAAGACGGCACCGCAACATTCCGGCAAGCGCTCCGTCTATCCGAAGACGCCGCGCCGGCTGAAGCAGATCGAGGCCAAACGCACCGCTATCCTTGACGCGGCGCTGGGGCTTTTCTCCCGTTTTGGCCTGCATGGCACCACGGTGGAGCAGATTGCCGAGCAGGCATCGGTCTCCAAGACCAATCTTTTCTACTATTTCGCCTCCAAGGAGGAGGTGTATGTCGCCGTGCTGCGCCGCCTTCTGGACCAGTGGCTGGCGCCCCTGCGCGCGCTGGAGCGCGACAGCGACCCGGTGAAGGGCATCGGCGACTACATAAGGCGCAAGGTGGAATTTTCGCGTTCGCATCCGGAGGCGTCGCGGCTGTTCTGTCTCGAGATCGTTCAGGGCGCGCCGCTGCTGCGGGGTGAACTGGAGACCTCGCTGAAGGAACTCGTCGATGCCAAGGCGGAGGTGATCCGGGCCTGGGTTGTGGAAGGACGTCTTTCACCGGTAGATCCGCACCACCTGATCTTTGCCATCTGGTCCACCACCCAGCATTACGCCGATTTTGCCGTACAGATCGGCGCCTTGCTCAACACAGGGCTGGACGACAGCCAGTTTGCCGAAGAGGCTGTGCGCAACATTCAGCGCATCATTCTCGATGGTGTGCGCACCCGCCCACTTGCCTGA
- a CDS encoding DsbA family protein: protein MHRRALLRSALGVSLAATLIAAPGANKSQLAGRTLDVEALLFDPEAPVGGNPKGDVTVVAFFDYNCGYCRRSMPELERLVREDGGIRLVYKDWPILAKSSVTTAQLALAAKYQDKYEAAHKALMELGGRASADRIDAALTKAGVDGKILAADLKKHAREIGALLGRNDEQAEALELPGTPVYLVGPFKVAAALDYDGFRDVVQDARNRAAGK from the coding sequence ATGCACCGCCGTGCGTTGCTTCGCTCAGCCCTCGGCGTGTCGCTTGCCGCGACACTGATCGCTGCGCCGGGCGCCAACAAGAGCCAGCTCGCCGGTCGCACGCTCGACGTCGAGGCGTTGTTGTTCGACCCGGAAGCCCCGGTCGGTGGCAACCCCAAGGGTGACGTCACCGTGGTGGCGTTCTTCGACTATAATTGCGGCTACTGCCGTCGCTCCATGCCGGAGCTGGAACGCCTGGTGCGAGAAGATGGAGGTATCCGCCTCGTCTACAAGGACTGGCCGATCCTCGCGAAAAGCTCCGTCACCACCGCCCAGCTGGCTTTGGCAGCCAAGTATCAGGACAAGTATGAGGCCGCCCACAAGGCGCTGATGGAACTTGGCGGTCGTGCCTCCGCTGACCGGATCGATGCCGCGCTGACAAAGGCGGGGGTCGATGGAAAGATCCTGGCCGCCGACCTGAAGAAGCACGCCCGGGAAATCGGCGCGCTGCTCGGCCGTAACGACGAACAGGCCGAGGCGCTGGAACTGCCGGGCACGCCGGTCTATCTGGTCGGGCCGTTCAAGGTGGCTGCCGCGCTGGACTACGATGGCTTCCGCGATGTCGTCCAGGACGCGCGCAACCGCGCCGCCGGTAAATAG
- a CDS encoding maleate cis-trans isomerase family protein, which yields MSLPTGAAARSGFQYDGYGTLGRLGLIYIASSIVMDAEWAAMAAPGLSIHTTRLRLPKVTLEGIDAMMTAPELEQSARLVGSAPIDVMCFGGTSASFVYGTDYDKALITRMENWSPGVKATTASTASLAALAKVNAGPVALATPYVDAIHQRAINFLESNGHKVLNSGNLGIDEDWALAQVPLEQVFDHVVACDHPEATAIFISCTNFRSSGVIEALERALGKPVISAVQASFWHCLEVTDIKGARPGYGQLFHDRLA from the coding sequence ATGAGCCTCCCTACTGGCGCTGCGGCGCGTTCGGGTTTCCAGTATGACGGCTATGGAACGCTCGGGCGGCTGGGCCTCATCTACATTGCCTCAAGCATCGTGATGGACGCCGAATGGGCAGCCATGGCCGCGCCGGGGCTCTCGATCCACACGACGCGGCTGCGCCTGCCAAAGGTCACGCTTGAAGGCATCGACGCGATGATGACGGCGCCGGAACTGGAGCAGTCGGCGCGGCTGGTCGGGTCGGCGCCGATCGACGTGATGTGCTTCGGGGGGACCAGCGCCTCGTTCGTCTACGGCACGGATTACGACAAGGCCTTGATCACACGCATGGAAAACTGGTCGCCGGGGGTGAAGGCGACCACGGCGTCGACCGCCTCCCTGGCGGCGCTCGCCAAGGTGAACGCCGGACCCGTGGCACTCGCGACACCTTATGTCGATGCGATCCACCAGCGCGCTATCAACTTCCTGGAATCCAATGGCCACAAGGTTTTGAACAGCGGCAACCTCGGCATTGACGAGGACTGGGCGCTGGCACAGGTGCCGCTGGAACAGGTGTTCGACCATGTCGTGGCCTGCGACCATCCCGAGGCGACGGCGATCTTTATTTCCTGCACCAATTTCCGCTCTTCCGGTGTCATCGAGGCGCTGGAGAGGGCGCTGGGCAAGCCGGTGATCTCGGCCGTGCAGGCCTCGTTCTGGCACTGCCTGGAGGTCACGGACATAAAGGGCGCACGGCCCGGCTATGGGCAACTCTTCCATGACCGTTTGGCATAG
- a CDS encoding DoxX family protein: protein MIEPPVAAPSPIAATSPSSATALTGPTGLIVRLIALISHIPDDAISLIARLSIAGVFWRSGQTKVEGWHLNDTAIYLFQNEYKLPLVDPVIAAHLAAFAEHLFPVLLVLGLASRFAALALLGMTLVIEIFVYPDAWPTHGTWAACLLIILARGPGVVSLDHYIARKFVPGR, encoded by the coding sequence ATGATCGAGCCACCCGTGGCCGCGCCCTCGCCCATCGCGGCGACGTCTCCATCGAGCGCCACCGCACTCACCGGCCCCACCGGCCTCATCGTCCGCCTCATCGCCCTCATCAGCCACATCCCCGATGATGCGATCAGCCTGATCGCCCGGCTGTCGATCGCAGGGGTGTTCTGGCGCTCCGGCCAGACCAAGGTCGAGGGCTGGCACCTCAACGACACCGCGATCTATCTCTTTCAAAACGAATACAAACTTCCGCTCGTCGACCCCGTCATCGCCGCTCATCTGGCAGCTTTCGCGGAGCATCTGTTCCCGGTCCTGCTGGTCCTCGGCCTCGCCAGCCGCTTCGCGGCACTGGCACTGCTGGGCATGACGCTGGTGATCGAAATCTTCGTCTATCCCGACGCCTGGCCCACCCATGGCACGTGGGCCGCGTGCCTGCTCATCATCCTCGCCCGTGGGCCGGGCGTGGTCTCGCTGGACCATTACATCGCCCGGAAATTCGTGCCCGGGCGATGA
- a CDS encoding DNA-binding domain-containing protein: MPQYTSQPNPQPSRHDTQAAFAAALVDRAMPMPSGLTAWTGPPARRFGVYRNNVAAGLTGAVASRYPAVEKVVGSDFFGAMAAAYVSAHPPRSPLLLDYAADFGDFIADFEPARELAYLPDLARLESARARAYHAADVAALEPAVLAAVPPDSLAQARLTPHPAFGLVRSPHPVVTIWAMNAGEAALAPIEEWVGEDALVVRPRLSVEVHRLPPGAAVLLGSLVSGAALGPAAEMAAEVPGFDLSLALAIALRAGAFATLSLGEQR, from the coding sequence ATGCCCCAGTACACCTCTCAACCCAACCCGCAGCCTTCCCGGCACGACACCCAGGCCGCCTTCGCCGCGGCTCTGGTCGATCGGGCCATGCCCATGCCTTCCGGCCTCACGGCGTGGACCGGCCCGCCGGCGCGGCGCTTCGGCGTCTATCGCAACAATGTCGCGGCCGGCCTCACCGGTGCGGTGGCGTCGCGCTATCCAGCGGTCGAGAAAGTGGTGGGGTCGGACTTCTTCGGCGCCATGGCCGCGGCCTATGTCAGCGCCCACCCGCCGCGCTCGCCGCTTCTGCTCGATTACGCCGCCGATTTCGGCGACTTCATCGCCGACTTCGAGCCGGCGCGGGAGCTGGCCTATCTGCCGGACCTTGCCCGGCTGGAATCGGCGCGGGCTCGCGCCTATCACGCTGCCGACGTCGCCGCGCTGGAACCGGCGGTTCTGGCCGCCGTTCCCCCCGACAGCCTCGCGCAGGCTCGCCTGACGCCTCATCCCGCCTTCGGGTTGGTGCGCTCGCCCCACCCCGTCGTCACCATCTGGGCGATGAATGCGGGCGAGGCGGCACTGGCGCCGATCGAGGAATGGGTCGGCGAGGACGCCCTCGTCGTGCGTCCCCGGCTCAGCGTGGAAGTCCACCGCCTGCCGCCCGGCGCCGCCGTGCTCCTCGGCTCACTGGTTTCGGGAGCGGCTCTCGGGCCGGCGGCCGAGATGGCGGCGGAAGTGCCCGGTTTTGACCTGTCCCTCGCCCTCGCCATCGCCCTGCGCGCCGGGGCGTTCGCCACCCTCAGCCTCGGAGAACAGCGATGA
- a CDS encoding DUF692 domain-containing protein, with translation MAFSALPARAGVGFKPEHFAEIIAAPQPLGFFEVHAENYMGAGGPPHAQLGRLREDYALSIHGVGLSIGSMQPLDRAHLDRLKGVCERYEPASFSEHLAWSSHDTVFLNDLLPLPYTDETLNRIADHIDEVQTHLKRQMLLENPATYLLFEESTIEETDFLDELSARTGCGLLLDVNNVFVAATNHGLDPRAYLARFPLERVREIHLSGHSETVDDTGAPLLIDSHDTPVKDPVWALYEEVLARTGPVATLIEWDNDVPEWPMLRSEAVAAQALLARAEADAGKTLLRRVGRRAA, from the coding sequence ATGGCCTTTTCAGCGCTTCCCGCCCGTGCCGGCGTCGGCTTCAAGCCGGAGCACTTCGCCGAGATCATCGCCGCCCCTCAGCCGCTGGGTTTCTTCGAGGTGCATGCCGAGAACTACATGGGCGCGGGCGGCCCCCCGCACGCCCAGCTCGGCCGGTTGCGCGAGGACTATGCGCTGTCCATCCATGGCGTCGGCCTGTCCATCGGCTCGATGCAGCCGCTTGATCGCGCCCATCTGGACCGGCTCAAGGGCGTGTGCGAGCGCTATGAGCCGGCAAGCTTCTCCGAGCATCTGGCCTGGTCGAGCCACGACACCGTGTTTCTCAACGACCTGCTGCCGTTGCCCTATACCGACGAGACGCTGAACCGCATCGCCGACCATATTGACGAGGTGCAGACCCACCTCAAACGGCAGATGCTGCTGGAAAATCCCGCGACCTACCTGCTGTTTGAGGAAAGCACGATCGAGGAGACCGACTTCCTGGACGAGCTGTCCGCGCGCACCGGCTGCGGCCTGCTGCTCGACGTCAACAACGTGTTCGTCGCCGCCACCAATCACGGGCTCGACCCGCGCGCCTATCTCGCCCGCTTCCCATTGGAACGGGTGCGCGAGATTCACCTCAGCGGTCATTCCGAGACGGTGGACGATACCGGCGCGCCGCTGCTGATCGATTCCCATGACACCCCGGTCAAGGATCCGGTCTGGGCGCTCTATGAGGAGGTGCTGGCCCGCACCGGGCCGGTGGCGACGCTGATCGAATGGGACAATGACGTGCCGGAATGGCCGATGCTGCGCTCGGAGGCGGTCGCGGCGCAGGCCCTGCTCGCCCGCGCCGAGGCCGATGCCGGCAAGACCCTGCTGCGCCGCGTTGGCCGCCGGGCGGCCTGA
- a CDS encoding DUF2282 domain-containing protein — translation MKSIPAAALAASLTAALSLVALQPASAADTKEKCYGVALKGQNDCAAGPGTTCAGTSKVDYQKNAWKLVPTGTCTTMKTPDGMGSLTQGAAPT, via the coding sequence ATGAAAAGCATACCCGCTGCGGCACTCGCGGCATCCCTGACCGCCGCGCTTTCGCTGGTCGCCCTGCAGCCGGCTTCGGCCGCCGACACCAAGGAAAAGTGCTACGGCGTCGCGCTGAAGGGGCAGAACGATTGCGCGGCCGGGCCCGGCACCACCTGCGCCGGCACCTCCAAGGTCGACTACCAGAAGAATGCCTGGAAGCTCGTCCCCACCGGCACCTGCACCACCATGAAGACCCCCGACGGCATGGGCAGCCTGACCCAGGGCGCCGCTCCGACCTGA
- a CDS encoding DUF2282 domain-containing protein, with amino-acid sequence MNTSFKALALAGSLASALATVAITPASAADGKEKCYGVAMKGQNDCAAGKHDCAGKSMVDYDPASFKLVPTGTCAQMMTPKGHGMLKPM; translated from the coding sequence ATGAACACCAGCTTCAAAGCCCTCGCCCTCGCCGGCTCGCTCGCTTCCGCGCTCGCCACGGTCGCCATCACTCCCGCCTCCGCCGCCGATGGCAAGGAGAAGTGCTACGGCGTCGCCATGAAGGGCCAGAACGACTGCGCCGCCGGCAAGCATGACTGCGCCGGCAAGTCGATGGTCGACTATGACCCGGCCTCCTTCAAGCTCGTTCCCACCGGTACCTGCGCCCAGATGATGACCCCCAAGGGTCACGGCATGCTGAAGCCGATGTGA
- a CDS encoding sigma-70 family RNA polymerase sigma factor, with product MSRSAREQEWADWMRRAIDGDSAAYHRFLHAVTPHLRSMARRRCATYGAPASEAEDIVQEVLLAVHLKRGTWDPARPIGPWLATIVRNKLVDALRRRGREATVTVDDIAELPAIDDRTDGSDRVDVERMLEKLKDPQRDIVRSISLEGAGVRETATRLHMSEGAVRVALHRALKSLAAIYRRQSGEDD from the coding sequence GTGAGCCGTTCAGCTCGCGAGCAGGAATGGGCCGACTGGATGCGTCGCGCGATCGACGGAGACAGCGCGGCCTATCATCGTTTCCTGCATGCGGTGACGCCTCACCTGCGCAGCATGGCGCGCCGGCGCTGTGCCACCTATGGCGCGCCGGCGAGCGAGGCGGAGGATATCGTGCAGGAAGTTCTGCTGGCGGTGCATCTGAAGCGCGGGACGTGGGACCCGGCGCGGCCTATCGGCCCGTGGCTGGCGACCATCGTGCGCAACAAGCTGGTTGACGCCCTGCGCCGGCGCGGGCGCGAGGCCACGGTGACGGTGGACGACATTGCGGAGCTGCCGGCCATCGACGACCGCACCGACGGCTCGGACCGCGTGGATGTCGAACGCATGCTGGAGAAGCTGAAGGACCCGCAGCGCGATATCGTGCGCTCGATCTCGCTGGAAGGCGCGGGCGTGCGGGAAACCGCGACGCGGCTGCACATGAGCGAGGGCGCGGTGCGCGTGGCCCTGCATCGCGCACTCAAGTCACTGGCGGCAATCTATCGGAGGCAGAGCGGTGAAGACGACTGA
- a CDS encoding NrsF family protein → MKTTDLISLMAADAPVRMRLGRMLTIALFAGIAASAILLLASVGLRPNMASMIETARVLFKILFTLTLAVAASALVFRVGRPGAELGRRGLWLAGLVGVLLVAVGAELMVLPRGEWVASLKGGHAMFCLFFIPVLSLAPLGGFLMALREGAPDNPGLAGAAAGLAASAIGAALYAWHCPDDSPLFLATWYMLAAAIVTLAGFLIGRRILRW, encoded by the coding sequence GTGAAGACGACTGACCTGATCAGCCTGATGGCGGCCGATGCACCGGTGCGGATGCGGCTGGGCCGGATGCTGACGATCGCGCTTTTTGCCGGCATCGCGGCGTCGGCGATCCTGCTCCTGGCGTCCGTCGGGCTCAGGCCCAACATGGCCAGCATGATCGAGACCGCGCGGGTGCTGTTCAAGATCCTGTTCACGCTGACGCTTGCCGTGGCCGCCTCGGCACTGGTGTTCCGCGTCGGACGTCCGGGCGCGGAACTGGGGCGGCGCGGCCTGTGGCTGGCGGGGCTGGTCGGCGTGCTGCTGGTGGCGGTCGGCGCCGAACTCATGGTGTTGCCGCGCGGCGAATGGGTGGCGAGCCTGAAGGGCGGGCACGCGATGTTCTGCCTGTTCTTCATTCCGGTGCTGTCGCTGGCGCCGCTGGGCGGGTTTCTCATGGCCCTGCGCGAAGGCGCGCCCGACAATCCCGGTCTTGCGGGAGCCGCGGCGGGCCTGGCGGCCAGCGCGATCGGCGCGGCGCTCTATGCCTGGCATTGCCCGGATGACAGCCCGCTGTTCCTGGCGACGTGGTACATGCTCGCCGCCGCCATCGTTACCTTGGCCGGCTTTCTCATCGGCCGGCGCATCCTGCGCTGGTGA
- a CDS encoding NAD-dependent succinate-semialdehyde dehydrogenase, whose amino-acid sequence MSWADFKREANFIGGAWVGADSGATIDVTNPATGEIIGTVPDSGTAETARAIAAAQATFETFSRTTADERAKLLRRLHAAIMDNQRALAELLTVEQGKPLAESMGEVGMSAAYVLWFSEEARRIYGDVIPSPWGGRRILVTKQPVGVVAAITPWNFPSSMLARKIGPALAAGCTSVVKPATQTPYSGLAWGVLCEQAGFPAGAVNILTGSATKIGGEMTANPTVRKITFTGSTPVGKVLMRQAADTVKKVSMELGGNAPFLIFDDADLDAAVEAAIASKYRNSGQTCVCANRFYAQAGIYDAFVEKLAAASAALKVGSGLEEGVVQGPLIDDKAVAKTESFIADALGKGGRVVTGGGRHALGGRFFQPTVIADATSDMAFAREEIFGPVAPVFRFDTEEEAVRLANATEFGLACYFFTRDLGRAFRVSEALSYGQVGVNAGVITTEVAPFGGVKESGVGREGSKYGIDEYVDMKYVCIGGL is encoded by the coding sequence ATGAGCTGGGCTGACTTCAAGCGCGAGGCGAACTTCATTGGCGGGGCCTGGGTCGGCGCCGACAGCGGCGCCACCATCGACGTCACCAATCCCGCGACCGGCGAGATCATCGGCACCGTGCCCGACAGCGGCACCGCCGAGACCGCACGCGCCATTGCCGCGGCGCAGGCCACCTTCGAGACCTTCTCGCGCACCACCGCCGACGAGCGCGCCAAGCTGCTGCGTCGTCTCCACGCCGCGATCATGGACAACCAGCGCGCGCTCGCCGAGCTGCTCACCGTCGAGCAGGGCAAGCCCCTCGCCGAATCCATGGGCGAGGTCGGCATGAGCGCGGCCTATGTGCTGTGGTTCTCGGAAGAGGCGCGCCGGATCTATGGCGATGTCATTCCCTCCCCCTGGGGCGGCCGGCGCATTCTGGTCACCAAGCAGCCCGTGGGCGTTGTCGCGGCGATCACGCCGTGGAACTTCCCCTCCTCCATGCTGGCGCGCAAGATCGGCCCGGCACTGGCGGCGGGCTGCACCTCGGTGGTGAAGCCGGCGACGCAGACCCCCTATTCCGGCCTCGCCTGGGGCGTGCTGTGCGAGCAGGCCGGCTTCCCCGCCGGCGCGGTCAACATCCTCACCGGCTCGGCAACGAAGATCGGCGGCGAGATGACCGCCAACCCGACCGTGCGCAAGATCACCTTCACCGGCTCCACCCCGGTCGGAAAGGTGCTGATGCGCCAGGCCGCCGACACGGTGAAGAAGGTGTCGATGGAGCTGGGCGGCAATGCGCCGTTCCTCATCTTCGACGACGCCGATCTCGACGCCGCGGTCGAGGCCGCCATTGCCTCGAAGTACCGCAATTCAGGCCAGACCTGCGTCTGCGCCAACCGCTTCTATGCCCAGGCCGGCATCTACGACGCCTTCGTCGAGAAGCTCGCCGCCGCCTCGGCCGCGCTCAAGGTCGGCTCCGGCCTCGAGGAGGGCGTGGTGCAGGGCCCCCTCATCGACGACAAGGCGGTTGCCAAGACCGAGAGCTTCATTGCCGACGCCCTCGGCAAGGGCGGACGGGTGGTCACCGGCGGGGGACGCCACGCGCTGGGCGGCCGCTTCTTCCAGCCCACCGTCATCGCCGACGCCACCTCGGACATGGCCTTCGCGCGCGAGGAGATCTTCGGCCCCGTGGCCCCGGTGTTCCGCTTCGACACCGAGGAAGAGGCGGTGCGGCTCGCCAACGCTACCGAGTTCGGCCTCGCCTGCTATTTCTTCACCCGCGATCTCGGCCGCGCCTTCCGCGTCTCGGAAGCGCTGAGCTACGGCCAGGTCGGCGTCAATGCCGGCGTCATCACCACGGAAGTCGCGCCCTTCGGCGGGGTGAAGGAATCCGGCGTCGGCCGCGAGGGCTCGAAATACGGCATCGATGAGTATGTCGACATGAAGTATGTCTGCATCGGCGGCCTGTAA